The Camelus bactrianus isolate YW-2024 breed Bactrian camel chromosome 12, ASM4877302v1, whole genome shotgun sequence genome includes a window with the following:
- the OR9K2 gene encoding olfactory receptor 9K2: MGDRGTSNHSEVTDFILVGFRVRPELHILLFLLFLLVYAMILLGNAGMMAIIMTDPRLNTPMYFFLGNLSFIDLVYSSVIAPKALVNFWSQSKSISFAGCVTQLFLFALFIVTEGFLLAAMAYDRFIAICNPLLYSVQMSARLCAQLVAGSYFCGCISSVLETSMTFTLSFCASRAIDHFYCDVRPLQRISCSDLFIYKMISFFLSGIIILPTIIVIIVSYLCIVSTVVKIRSTEGRKKAFSTCSSHLGAVSVLYGAVSFMYLTPDRFPELSKVASLGYTLVTPMLNPLIYSLRNRDVKEAINKLLEKKSTIQ; the protein is encoded by the coding sequence ATGGGAGACAGGGGAACAAGCAATCACTCAGAAGTGACTGACTTCATTCTTGTAGGCTTCAGGGTCCGCCCAGAGCTCCACATTCTCCTCTTCCTGCTATTTCTGCTGGTCTACGCCATGATCCTCCTAGGGAATGCTGGCATGATGGCCATTATCATGACTGATCCCCGGTTGAACACACCAATGTACTTCTTCCTAGGCAACCTCTCCTTCATTGATCTCGTCTACTCATCTGTCATTGCACCCAAAGCTTTGGTCAACTTCTGGTCTCAGAGCAAGTCCATCTCCTTTGCAGGCTGTGTGACCCAGCTCTTTCTTTTTGCCCTCTTCATTGTGACTGAGGGGTTTCTCCTGGCAGCCATGGCTTATGACCGCTTCATTGCCATCTGCAACCCACTCCTCTACTCTGTCCAGATGTCAGCACGTCTCTGTGCTCAGTTGGTGGCTGGCTCCTATTTCTGTGGCTGCATCAgctcagttctggagaccagCATGACATTTACTTTATCCTTTTGTGCTTCTCGGGCCATTGACCACTTCTACTGTGATGTTCGCCCACTTCAGAGAATATCTTGTTCGGacctcttcatctataaaatgatttctttcttcttatctgGCATCATTATCTTGCCTACCATCATCGTTATTATTGTTTCTTATTTGTGTATCGTGTCCACAGTTGTGAAAATACGCTCCACCGAGGGGCGTAAGAAAGCCTTCTCCACCTGCAGCTCTCACCTGGGAGCCGTCAGTGTGCTGTATGGTGCTGTCTCTTTCATGTATCTCACTCCTGACAGATTTCCTGAGCTGAGTAAAGTGGCCTCCTTAGGTTACACCCTAGTCACTCCCATGTTGAATCCTTTGATTTACTCTCTGAGAAACAGAGATGTCAAAGAGGCTATAAACAAACTTTTAGAGAAGAAAAGTACTATTCAGTGA